The genomic interval GAAGCGCCGGCTACGCCAGGATATGCAGCGGCCGGAGGCTTTGTACACAATGCGCCGCCCCGGGTCCTGGCCGAGGGCGGTTTGGCGGATCCCGGGGCGGCGTATCTCGAGCTGGATGGCGTCTCTTATCGGGCGATGGCGTCGAAGCGCTCTTCGACCTTTGCCCAGTCCAGGTTGCGGAAGAACGCGTCGATGTAGGCGCCCCGGTTCACCCCGTAATCGATGAAGTAGGCGTGCTCATAGGTATCCAGGGCAAGGATGGGCGTGGCATTCCAGACCGGGAACGTGTTCTGCGCGTCGCCGATGAAATTGAAGAGGTACTTCCGGTCGTGGTCCCAGGCAAGCCAGGCCCAACCGCGGGCGGCCATCCCCGTGGCCTTCAGATCCTTGGCCCACCGTTCGTAGCTTCCGAAGTCCTTCTCGATCTGGGCAAGAAGCGCCCCGGATGCCTTTCCGCCGCCCCCACCCAGGATGTCGAAGTACAGCTCGTGGTTCTTGACCCCGCCGACGGCGAAGGTGAGGTCGACCTTGAGCGAGCGGATCAGGCTGTAGGTCTGGTTCGCCGCCTGGTAGTCCGCGTCCGAGAGTTCGGCCAGCTTGCCCATGATCTCGTTGTACTTGTTGACATACCCCTGGTAGAGCTTGTAGTGCTCGGTCATGGTACGCTCGGAGATCCCGTCCAGTTGACGGACGGACGCAAACTGTCTGGCGGTAATCTGGTGTGCCACCGCGGATCGCTCTCCTCCCT from Bacillota bacterium carries:
- a CDS encoding Fe-Mn family superoxide dismutase, whose product is MAHQITARQFASVRQLDGISERTMTEHYKLYQGYVNKYNEIMGKLAELSDADYQAANQTYSLIRSLKVDLTFAVGGVKNHELYFDILGGGGGKASGALLAQIEKDFGSYERWAKDLKATGMAARGWAWLAWDHDRKYLFNFIGDAQNTFPVWNATPILALDTYEHAYFIDYGVNRGAYIDAFFRNLDWAKVEERFDAIAR